One Alnus glutinosa chromosome 3, dhAlnGlut1.1, whole genome shotgun sequence genomic region harbors:
- the LOC133863869 gene encoding zinc finger protein ZAT12-like, whose product MKRSTTGIEHDSMSTMANYLMLLSRGGEMDVFSNSRSPTRVFECKTCSRQFQSFQALGGHRASHKKPRLMGGDGSLDSQSSSSHGSPTKPKSHECSICGLEFAIGQALGGHMRRHRQNQAPSNLEENGHGQQVSQVPVVKKTTSRKVLYLDLNLTPFENDLGLAPPIYG is encoded by the coding sequence ATGAAGAGAAGCACGACAGGAATAGAGCACGACAGCATGAGCACCATGGCGAACTACCTGATGCTGCTCTCTCGCGGGGGAGAAATGGACGTTTTCTCCAACTCTAGATCTCCTACCCGTGTCTTTGAGTGCAAGACGTGTAGCCGGCAATTCCAGTCGTTCCAAGCGCTCGGCGGCCACCGAGCGAGTCACAAGAAGCCGAGGTTGATGGGGGGAGACGGAAGTCTTGATTCACAGTCGTCGTCGTCGCATGGCTCCCCGACCAAACCGAAATCCCACGAGTGCTCCATCTGCGGCCTAGAGTTCGCGATCGGGCAGGCTTTGGGCGGTCACATGAGGAGGCACAGACAAAACCAAGCTCCTTCGAATCTTGAAGAAAACGGCCACGGCCAGCAGGTTTCACAAGTACCGGTTGTGAAGAAAACGACTAGTCGGAAAGTCTTGTATCTGGATCTAAACTTGACGCCGTTTGAGAATGATTTGGGCTTAGCACCACCCATATATGGTTGA